From a region of the Phaseolus vulgaris cultivar G19833 chromosome 6, P. vulgaris v2.0, whole genome shotgun sequence genome:
- the LOC137832261 gene encoding protein VAPYRIN-like, whose product MVHLLLEAGLRIVPSPNASDEVHVAEDTNTTREVVEVGEAIFEGSRNGEANEVKALLRRGGGSVKYRDQYGLTALHAAAFKGHKDVMKVLIELAGLDLEFEDEEGHVPLHMAVESGDVETVQVLVEEGVNLNVVNKRGCYPFTILNKENAHAQSHLYKVL is encoded by the exons ATGGTCCACCTCCTCCTGGAAGCCGGCTTGAGAATAGTCCCCAGCCCCAACGCCTCTGATGAAGTACACGTGGCGGAAGATACGAACACAACT AGAGAAGTGGTGGAGGTGGGAGAAGCAATATTTGAAGGTTCGAGGAATGGAGAGGCGAATGAAGTGAAGGCACTGTTGCGAAGAGGTGGTGGGAGTGTGAAGTATCGTGATCAATATGGTTTGACGGCGCTTCATGCAGCGGCTTTTAAAGGGCACAAGGATGTGATGAAGGTGCTTATTGAATTAGCGGGTTTGGACTTGGAATTTGAAGACGAGGAAGGTCACGTGCCCTTGCATATGGCGGTGGAGAGTGGCGATGTGGAGACGGTACAAGTGTTGGTTGAGGAAGGTGTGAATCTTAATGTTGTGAATAAAAGAGGGTGCTACCCCTTTACTATCCTAAACAAAGAGAATGCACATGCCCAGAGTCATCTTTATAAAGTTTTGTAA
- the LOC137832262 gene encoding probable aspartic proteinase GIP2 → MSSSFAIHFFLISLPLFSVCCLSASHAPNTKPHPFILPIKKDPATNLFYTSVGVGTPRHNFDLTIDLAGENLWYDCNTHYNSSSYRPIACGSKQCPDVGCVGCSGPFKPGCTNNTCPSNTINPLAKFLFGSGGLAKDFIFIVQQKVSGLLSGCLDTDGFRPFSNDESPLHGLPKNSRGIIGLSKSQLALTIQLASANKLPSKFSLCLPSLNHQGFTNLLVGTGEHPLGISKFLQTTPLIVNPISTGPISVDGVASKEYFIDVKAVKIDGHVVNLKPSLLSIDKKGNGGTKISTMSPFTELQTSVYKPFLRDFLKKASDRRLKKVAAVAPFEACFDSTRIGNSATGLVVPTIDLVLQGGAQWSIHGANSMVMAKKNVACLAIVDGGTEPRMSSVKASIVIGGYQLQDNHLVFDLASSKLSFSSSLLLHNATCSRS, encoded by the coding sequence ATGTCTTCCTCTTTTGCCATCCATTTCTTCCTAATCTCATTACCCCTTTTCTCAGTTTGTTGCTTATCAGCATCTCATGCTCCCAACACCAAGCCTCACCCCTTTATCCTTCCCATTAAGAAAGATCCTGCAACCAATCTGTTCTACACTTCAGTTGGTGTAGGAACTCCTAGGCACAACTTTGATCTAACCATTGATCTTGCTGGAGAAAACCTATGGTATGACTGTAACACTCATTACAACTCTTCTTCCTACCGTCCTATCGCTTGTGGCTCAAAGCAATGCCCCGATGTTGGATGTGTTGGCTGCAGTGGCCCCTTCAAACCAGGTTGCACAAACAACACATGTCCTTCTAATACAATCAATCCATTAGCAAAGTTCCTTTTCGGTAGTGGTGGCTTAGCTAAGGATTTCATATTCATTGTTCAACAGAAAGTGTCTGGCTTGCTTTCTGGCTGTCTTGACACAGATGGATTCCGACCCTTCTCCAATGACGAGTCACCTCTACATGGCTTACCCAAAAACAGCAGAGGAATTATAGGCCTTTCAAAGTCCCAGCTTGCATTAACAATTCAGCTTGCATCCGCTAATAAGCTTCCTTCCAAGTTTTCTCTCTGTTTACCCTCTTTAAACCACCAAGGTTTCACCAACTTGCTTGTTGGAACTGGGGAACATCCTCTGGGAATATCCAAATTTCTCCAAACCACCCCTCTCATTGTCAACCCCATTTCCACAGGTCCTATATCTGTGGACGGTGTTGCTTCCAAGGAATACTTCATTGACGTGAAAGCAGTTAAGATTGATGGGCATGTGGTGAACCTAAAGCCTTCTCTTTTGTCTATTGACAAGAAGGGAAATGGGGGCACCAAGATTAGTACCATGAGTCCATTCACTGAATTACAAACCTCTGTCTACAAGCCTTTCCTTCGCGATTTCCTCAAGAAAGCCTCCGACAGAAGATTAAAGAAAGTGGCAGCAGTGGCACCATTTGAGGCATGCTTTGATTCAACCAGAATTGGTAATTCCGCAACAGGACTAGTTGTGCCAACTATTGATCTGGTGCTGCAAGGGGGAGCACAGTGGAGTATTCATGGAGCCAATTCCATGGTTATGGCAAAGAAAAATGTTGCATGTCTGGCAATTGTTGATGGAGGGACAGAGCCTAGAATGTCTTCTGTGAAAGCTTCAATTGTGATCGGAGGATATCAGTTGCAGGACAACCATTTGGTGTTTGATCTGGCTTCCTCTAAATTAAGCTTCAGTTCATCACTTTTGCTCCATAATGCCACGTGCTCTCGCTCTTGA
- the LOC137832264 gene encoding probable aspartic proteinase GIP2, with protein sequence MSSSFAIHFFLISIPLFSVCCLSASHAPSTKPHPFILPIKKDPATNLFYTSVGVGTPRHNFDLTIDLAGENLWYDCNTHYNSSSYRPIACGSKQCPDVGCVGCNGPFKPGCTNNTCPANTINPLAKFIFGGGLAEDFIFIVQQKVSGLLSSCIDTDGFTSFTNDESPLNGLPKNSRGIIGLSRSQFALPIQLASANKLPSKFSLCLPSLNHQGFTNLLVGTGEYPQGISKFLQTTPLIVNPISTGPISVDGVASNEYFIDVKAVKIDGHVVNLKPSLLSIDKKGNGGTKISTMSPFTELQTSVYKPFLRDFLKKASDIRLKKVAAVAPFEACFDSTKIGNSATGLVVPTIDLVLQGGAQWSIHGANSMVMAKENVACLAFVDGGTEPVMSFVKASIVIGGYQLQDNHLVFDVASSKLSFSSSLLLHNATCSHS encoded by the coding sequence ATGTCTTCCTCTTTTGCCATCCATTTCTTCCTAATCTCAATACCCCTTTTCTCAGTTTGTTGCTTATCAGCATCTCATGCTCCCAGCACCAAGCCTCACCCCTTTATCCTTCCCATTAAGAAAGACCCTGCAACCAATTTGTTCTACACTTCAGTTGGTGTAGGAACTCCTAGGCACAACTTTGATCTCACCATTGATCTTGCTGGAGAAAACCTATGGTATGACTGTAACACTCATTACAATTCTTCTTCCTACCGTCCTATTGCTTGTGGCTCAAAGCAATGCCCCGACGTTGGATGTGTTGGCTGCAATGGTCCCTTCAAACCAGGTTGCACAAACAACACATGTCCCGCTAACACAATCAATCCATTAGCAAAGTTCATTTTCGGTGGTGGCTTAGCTGAAGATTTCATATTCATTGTTCAACAGAAAGTGTCTGGCTTGCTTTCTAGCTGTATTGACACAGATGGATTCACATCCTTCACCAATGACGAGTCACCGCTAAATGGCTTACCCAAAAACAGCAGAGGAATTATTGGCCTTTCAAGGTCGCAATTTGCATTACCAATTCAGCTTGCATCCGCTAATAAGCTTCCTTCCAAGTTTTCTCTCTGTCTACCCTCTTTAAACCACCAAGGTTTCACCAACTTGCTTGTTGGAACTGGGGAATATCCTCAAGGAATATCCAAATTTCTCCAAACCACCCCTCTCATTGTCAACCCCATTTCCACAGGTCCTATATCTGTGGACGGTGTTGCTTCCAACGAATACTTCATTGACGTGAAAGCAGTTAAGATTGATGGGCATGTTGTGAACCTAAAGCCTTCCCTTTTGTCTATTGACAAGAAGGGAAATGGGGGCACCAAGATTAGTACCATGAGTCCATTCACTGAATTACAAACCTCTGTCTACAAGCCTTTCCTTCGCGATTTCCTCAAGAAAGCCTCCGACATAAGATTAAAGAAAGTAGCAGCAGTGGCACCATTTGAGGCATGCTTCGATTCAACAAAAATTGGTAATTCTGCAACAGGACTAGTTGTGCCAACTATTGATCTGGTGCTGCAAGGGGGAGCACAGTGGAGTATTCATGGAGCCAATTCGATGGTTATGGCAAAGGAAAATGTTGCATGTCTGGCATTTGTTGATGGAGGGACAGAGCCTGTAATGTCTTTTGTGAAAGCTTCAATTGTGATCGGAGGATATCAGTTGCAGGACAACCATTTGGTGTTTGACGTGGCTTCCTCTAAATTAAGCTTCAGTTCTTCGCTTTTGCTCCACAATGCCACGTGTTCTCACTCTTGA
- the LOC137832260 gene encoding probable aspartic proteinase GIP2 has product MFSSFVIHFFLISLPLFSVCCLSASHAPNTKPHPFILPIKKDPATNLFYTSVGVGTPRHNFDLTIDLAGENLWYDCNTHYNSSSYRPIACGSKQCPDVGCVGCNGPFKPGCTNNTCPANTVNPLAKFLFGGGLAKDFIFIVQQKVSGLLSSCIDTDRFPSFTDNETPLDGLPKNSRGIAGFSKSQHALPIQLASTNKLPSKFSLCLPSLNHQGFTNLLVGTGKHPLGISKFLQTTPLIVNPISTGPRSVEGVASNEYFIDVKAVKIDGHVVNLKPSLLSIDKNGNGGTKISTMSPFTELQTSVYKPFLRDFLKKASERRLKKVAAVAPFEACFDSTKIGNSATGLVVPTIDLVLQGGAKWSIHGANSMVMAKENVACLAFVDGGTEPVMSFVKASIVIGGYQLQDNHLVFDVASSKLSFSSSLLLHNATCSHS; this is encoded by the coding sequence ATGTTTTCCTCTTTTGTCATCCATTTCTTCCTAATCTCATTACCCCTTTTCTCAGTTTGTTGCTTATCAGCATCTCATGCTCCCAACACCAAACCACACCCATTTATCCTTCCCATTAAGAAAGACCCTGCAACCAATCTGTTCTACACTTCAGTTGGTGTAGGAACTCCTAGGCACAACTTTGATCTAACCATTGATCTTGCTGGAGAAAACCTATGGTACGACTGTAACACTCATTACAACTCTTCTTCCTACCGTCCTATCGCTTGTGGCTCAAAGCAATGCCCCGACGTTGGATGTGTTGGCTGCAACGGCCCCTTCAAACCAGGTTGCACAAACAACACATGTCCTGCTAACACAGTCAATCCATTAGCAAAATTCCTTTTCGGTGGTGGCTTAGCTAAGGATTTCATATTCATTGTTCAACAGAAAGTGTCTGGCTTGCTTTCTAGCTGTATTGACACCGATCGATTCCCATCCTTCACCGATAACGAGACACCTCTAGATGGCTTACCCAAAAACAGCAGAGGAATTGCAGGCTTCTCAAAGTCGCAGCATGCATTACCAATTCAGCTTGCATCCACTAATAAGCTTCCTTCCAAGTTTTCTCTCTGTTTACCCTCTTTAAACCACCAAGGTTTCACCAACTTGCTTGTTGGAACTGGGAAACATCCTCTGGGAATATCCAAATTTCTCCAAACCACCCCTCTCATTGTCAACCCCATTTCCACAGGTCCGAGATCTGTGGAAGGTGTTGCTTCCAACGAATACTTCATTGACGTGAAAGCAGTTAAGATTGATGGGCATGTTGTGAACCTAAAGCCTTCCCTTTTGTCTATTGACAAGAACGGAAATGGGGGCACCAAGATTAGTACCATGAGTCCTTTCACTGAATTACAAACCTCTGTCTACAAGCCTTTCCTTCGCGATTTCCTCAAGAAAGCCTCCGAAAGAAGATTAAAGAAAGTGGCAGCAGTGGCACCATTTGAGGCATGCTTCGATTCAACAAAAATTGGTAATTCCGCAACAGGACTAGTTGTGCCAACTATTGATCTAGTGCTGCAAGGGGGAGCAAAGTGGAGTATTCATGGAGCCAATTCCATGGTTATGGCAAAGGAAAATGTTGCATGTCTGGCATTTGTTGATGGAGGGACAGAGCCTGTAATGTCTTTTGTGAAAGCTTCAATTGTGATCGGAGGATATCAGTTGCAGGACAACCATTTGGTGTTTGACGTGGCTTCCTCTAAATTAAGCTTCAGTTCTTCGCTGTTGCTCCACAATGCCACGTGTTCTCACTCTTGA